One segment of Paraburkholderia sp. PGU19 DNA contains the following:
- a CDS encoding (2Fe-2S)-binding protein yields MSRSNSQLLRVAEAGRAPVSFFLDGVEVGALTGDTVLTAILMQQRHVRHSEFSGEPRAGFCMIGACQDCWVRCEDGTRIRACSTLVKDGMRIVTKGAR; encoded by the coding sequence ATGTCCCGTTCCAACAGCCAGTTGCTGCGCGTGGCCGAAGCCGGACGCGCGCCCGTGTCGTTCTTTCTCGATGGCGTCGAAGTCGGCGCGCTGACGGGCGATACCGTGCTGACGGCAATTCTGATGCAGCAACGCCACGTGCGTCATAGCGAATTCAGCGGTGAGCCGCGCGCGGGCTTTTGCATGATCGGCGCGTGCCAGGACTGCTGGGTGCGCTGCGAAGACGGCACGCGGATTCGGGCGTGTTCGACGCTGGTGAAAGACGGCATGCGCATCGTGACGAAGGGTGCGCGATGA
- a CDS encoding ABC transporter permease, translated as MRKNGPIALAFHTVVILFVLAPLAIVVLVAFTPDETLTLPTHGFSLRWFRAILDYPDFITAFFNSLKLAFASATLSLVVALPAGLAIGRARFPGRNFLNALLLSPLVIPGLVLGIAMLRFFALIGVTGSFAWLILAHMVVITPFVMRLVLASVSGLDRSIEHAASSLGADAWTTFRRITLPMIVPGITGGWLLAFINSFDELTMSIFVTSPQTVTLPVRMYMYATESIDPMMASVSALVIFITAGAMLLLDRVYGLNRILIGQH; from the coding sequence ATGCGCAAGAACGGCCCCATTGCACTCGCGTTCCATACCGTCGTGATTCTCTTCGTGCTGGCGCCACTGGCGATCGTCGTGCTGGTCGCCTTCACGCCCGACGAAACCTTGACGCTGCCCACGCACGGTTTCTCGCTGCGCTGGTTCCGCGCGATTCTCGACTATCCCGACTTCATCACGGCTTTCTTCAACAGCCTGAAACTGGCCTTCGCGTCGGCGACGCTCTCGCTCGTCGTGGCATTGCCTGCGGGCCTGGCGATTGGCCGCGCGCGCTTTCCGGGGCGCAATTTTCTCAATGCACTGCTGCTGTCGCCGCTCGTGATTCCCGGCCTCGTGCTCGGCATCGCGATGCTGCGCTTCTTCGCGCTGATCGGCGTGACGGGTTCTTTCGCGTGGCTGATTCTTGCGCACATGGTCGTGATCACGCCGTTCGTGATGCGCCTCGTGCTTGCGTCGGTGAGCGGACTGGACCGCAGCATCGAGCACGCGGCGTCGTCGCTCGGCGCCGACGCGTGGACCACGTTCCGCCGCATCACGCTGCCGATGATCGTGCCCGGCATCACGGGCGGCTGGCTGCTCGCGTTCATCAACAGCTTCGACGAACTGACGATGTCGATCTTCGTCACGTCGCCGCAGACGGTCACGCTGCCCGTGCGGATGTACATGTACGCAACCGAATCGATCGATCCGATGATGGCGTCCGTCTCCGCGCTCGTCATCTTCATCACGGCGGGCGCGATGCTGCTGCTCGACCGTGTCTACGGGCTCAACCGCATTCTGATTGGCCAGCACTGA
- a CDS encoding ABC transporter permease yields MDSTLPATQSANRSAARAPWRAFVPLWLMSAPALILFATLVLVPLAMTLALTFYRFDPAVGPIAAFDFHNYVEVLGSSYFHTIFLRTFGIALLTTALCVAIGTPEAYVLSRMRDPWRSLFLLVILAPLLVSVVVRAFGWSMLLNTNGLVNQAFALFGLGPYKLEYTTFAIVIALVHVMLPFMVIPVWTALQRIDPQTENAALSLMASPATTLRRIVLPQLVPGILSGSLMVFGLSASAFAIPGLLGGRRLKVAATAVYDQFLSSMNWPLGATIAVLLLVANLVVMLTYYRVLERRYTRSMG; encoded by the coding sequence ATGGATAGCACATTGCCCGCCACGCAAAGCGCGAACCGAAGCGCGGCGCGCGCGCCATGGCGCGCCTTCGTGCCGCTCTGGCTGATGAGCGCCCCCGCGTTGATTCTGTTCGCGACGCTAGTGCTCGTGCCGCTCGCGATGACGCTCGCGCTGACGTTCTATCGCTTCGATCCCGCAGTCGGCCCGATCGCGGCATTCGACTTTCACAACTACGTCGAAGTGCTCGGTTCATCGTATTTCCACACCATCTTTCTGCGCACCTTCGGCATCGCCTTGCTGACGACCGCGCTGTGCGTCGCGATCGGCACGCCCGAAGCGTATGTGCTGTCGCGCATGCGCGACCCGTGGCGCTCGCTGTTCCTGCTGGTGATTCTCGCGCCGCTGCTGGTGTCGGTGGTAGTGCGCGCATTTGGCTGGAGCATGTTGCTCAACACGAACGGCCTCGTGAATCAGGCGTTCGCGCTGTTCGGCCTGGGACCGTACAAGCTCGAATACACGACCTTCGCCATCGTCATCGCGCTCGTGCACGTGATGCTGCCGTTCATGGTGATTCCCGTGTGGACGGCGTTGCAACGGATCGATCCGCAGACGGAGAACGCGGCGTTGTCGCTGATGGCGTCGCCCGCGACGACGTTGCGCCGCATCGTGTTGCCGCAACTCGTGCCCGGCATTCTGTCCGGCAGCCTGATGGTGTTCGGCCTCTCGGCGAGCGCATTCGCGATTCCCGGCCTGCTCGGCGGGCGTCGTCTGAAGGTCGCGGCAACGGCCGTCTACGACCAGTTCCTGAGTTCGATGAACTGGCCGCTCGGCGCGACGATCGCGGTGCTGCTGCTGGTCGCGAACCTGGTGGTGATGCTCACCTACTACCGCGTGCTCGAGCGGCGCTACACGCGCAGCATGGGCTGA
- a CDS encoding ABC transporter ATP-binding protein, whose product MSFLTLTDVSKTFGDLHAVTGINLAVEKGEFVSLLGPSGCGKTTTLQMIAGFIETTRGRITLDGRDITHMKPNRRGLGIVFQSYALFPHMSVAQNVSFGLEMRGIDKTERADRVREALALVRLDALAHRFPRELSGGQRQRVAIARAIVIAPPVLLLDEPMSNLDAKLREDMQFELRSIQRKIGTTTIMVTHDQSEALSISDRVVVMEAGRITQIDTPYRAYERPENLFVSQFIGKANMLAGKVVSRDGDAIGIDLGHDLAETGSMTQLAAQGQAIDVGDAVTLCIRPEKLRLCAPDKGRLAGNVTSRFFLGSQWLYRLDSRVGEMLVCCQNEGNEPFSEGAKVGIDWHSDSLRLIGQERAHG is encoded by the coding sequence ATGTCGTTCCTCACATTGACTGACGTTTCGAAGACGTTCGGCGATCTGCATGCCGTGACGGGCATCAACCTCGCGGTGGAAAAGGGCGAATTCGTTTCGCTGCTCGGCCCGTCGGGCTGCGGCAAGACGACCACTCTGCAGATGATCGCGGGCTTCATCGAAACGACGCGCGGCCGCATCACGCTCGACGGCCGCGACATCACGCATATGAAGCCGAACCGGCGCGGCCTCGGCATCGTCTTTCAAAGCTACGCGCTGTTTCCGCATATGAGCGTCGCGCAGAACGTCAGTTTCGGGCTGGAAATGCGCGGCATCGACAAAACCGAGCGCGCCGACCGCGTGCGCGAAGCGTTGGCGCTGGTGCGGCTCGATGCGCTCGCGCATCGCTTTCCGCGCGAACTGTCGGGCGGTCAACGGCAGCGCGTCGCGATTGCGCGCGCGATCGTGATCGCGCCGCCCGTGCTGCTGCTCGACGAACCGATGTCGAACCTCGATGCGAAACTGCGCGAGGACATGCAGTTCGAACTGCGCTCGATTCAACGCAAGATCGGCACGACGACGATCATGGTCACGCACGATCAATCCGAAGCGCTGTCGATCAGCGACCGCGTGGTCGTGATGGAGGCGGGGCGCATCACGCAGATTGACACGCCGTATCGCGCGTACGAGCGGCCTGAGAATCTGTTCGTCTCGCAGTTCATCGGCAAGGCGAACATGCTGGCGGGCAAGGTCGTATCGCGCGACGGCGACGCGATCGGCATCGACCTCGGCCACGATCTCGCGGAGACGGGCAGCATGACGCAGCTCGCCGCGCAAGGTCAGGCAATCGACGTCGGGGACGCCGTCACGCTGTGTATTCGCCCGGAAAAGCTGCGCCTCTGCGCGCCCGACAAGGGGCGTCTCGCGGGCAACGTGACGAGCCGCTTCTTCCTCGGCAGCCAATGGCTTTACCGGCTCGACAGCCGCGTCGGCGAGATGCTCGTGTGCTGCCAGAACGAAGGCAACGAGCCGTTTTCGGAGGGCGCGAAAGTCGGCATCGACTGGCATAGCGATTCGCTGCGCCTGATCGGCCAGGAGCGCGCGCATGGATAG
- a CDS encoding IclR family transcriptional regulator, whose product MNSSKEADAPGTGMLQRAFAVIRALGEIQPEGGRVTRIAKAVGLTQATVHRILHALIAEGVVEQDQSTKLYRLSVDFFALASQAGNPSGMRELCRPALLRLCASLGDTIFLLVKSSFDAVCLDMCEGPFPIRSFTGDIGGRVALGVGQGSLAILAFLPEAEREEIIRFNVPRLRSYGVLDEVYLRTEIERVRQVGYAGRNSGVLEGMAGVAVPIIDRTGCAVAALSVGTLSARLGEDRLPMVVELLKRQADLIGPQVNPFDVAMRRPMHGLTRAMTTEPIA is encoded by the coding sequence ATGAATTCTTCGAAAGAAGCCGACGCTCCCGGCACCGGCATGTTGCAGCGGGCATTCGCGGTGATCCGCGCGCTCGGAGAAATTCAACCGGAAGGTGGCCGCGTGACGCGGATCGCGAAAGCTGTCGGGCTGACGCAGGCCACCGTGCATCGCATCCTGCATGCGCTGATTGCCGAAGGGGTCGTCGAGCAGGATCAGAGTACGAAGCTGTATCGGCTGAGCGTCGACTTTTTTGCGCTGGCCTCGCAGGCCGGCAATCCGAGCGGCATGCGCGAGCTGTGCCGCCCTGCCTTGCTGCGACTGTGCGCGAGTCTCGGCGACACGATTTTTCTGCTCGTCAAAAGCAGCTTCGACGCCGTGTGTCTCGACATGTGCGAAGGCCCGTTTCCGATCCGCTCGTTTACGGGCGATATTGGCGGCCGCGTCGCGCTGGGTGTCGGCCAAGGCAGCCTCGCGATTCTCGCGTTTCTGCCCGAAGCCGAGCGCGAAGAGATCATCCGCTTCAACGTGCCGCGCCTGCGTAGCTATGGCGTGCTCGACGAAGTCTATTTGCGCACGGAAATCGAACGCGTCCGGCAAGTCGGCTACGCGGGGCGCAATAGCGGCGTGCTGGAAGGCATGGCGGGCGTGGCCGTGCCGATCATCGACCGCACGGGCTGCGCGGTGGCGGCGTTGAGCGTCGGCACGCTGTCGGCGCGTCTGGGCGAGGACCGTCTGCCGATGGTCGTCGAACTCCTCAAGCGGCAAGCCGATCTGATCGGCCCGCAGGTGAATCCGTTCGACGTCGCGATGCGCCGTCCGATGCACGGCCTCACCCGCGCGATGACGACGGAACCGATCGCATGA
- a CDS encoding Ohr family peroxiredoxin has product MTKIEKVLFTGKTHTTASKHAAASRGLEERLDLRLSAPGNDAHPQHVFEAADPHPTAEQLFAGAWSACLITAIGLAAKAKKVALPPDLALDIEIDLGMTGNAYFLGARIDVSMPGVARDVAEAVVHAADEMCPYSKATRGNIDVAINVI; this is encoded by the coding sequence ATGACCAAAATTGAAAAAGTCCTGTTCACGGGCAAGACGCACACGACGGCAAGCAAGCACGCTGCCGCTTCGCGCGGCCTCGAAGAACGGCTCGACCTCAGGCTGTCGGCGCCCGGCAACGATGCGCATCCGCAGCATGTGTTCGAAGCCGCCGATCCGCATCCGACGGCAGAGCAACTGTTCGCGGGCGCGTGGTCGGCCTGTCTGATCACCGCGATCGGGTTGGCGGCCAAGGCGAAGAAGGTCGCGCTGCCGCCCGACCTCGCACTCGATATCGAGATCGATCTCGGCATGACGGGCAACGCGTATTTTCTCGGCGCGCGGATCGACGTGAGCATGCCGGGCGTGGCGCGCGACGTCGCCGAGGCAGTCGTGCACGCCGCGGACGAAATGTGTCCTTACTCGAAGGCCACGCGCGGCAATATCGACGTCGCGATCAATGTGATCTGA